One part of the Acetoanaerobium sticklandii genome encodes these proteins:
- a CDS encoding methylcobalamin--coenzyme M methyltransferase: MSITDFNCTYNNGAGVNEEIVQKTKLKFPDAYKNWEDMAVLAKEIKNHEDASFCTLPFCHTLEGEALGAVINYGDERIGPRGKDYLTSSIEDLLSISELDFSKGRLAEVLKACSYLRQEGENVALYISGPFTILNLLIDLRYVFKAFKKSPEVMEKILEKLRVELLRFIREAQNMGVNIFSYGDSSGGLNILGPKLSEQIVEMFTYPLLKEAQQIITDDSVMLLCPKTSFALIGTNKAKWKNVELKESMKYDKACVSMIGKAKFLGEMCIKNKNYILKDGVIKSIELI, from the coding sequence ATGAGCATAACTGATTTTAACTGTACATATAATAATGGAGCAGGAGTAAACGAGGAAATAGTCCAAAAAACAAAGCTTAAATTTCCAGATGCCTATAAAAATTGGGAAGACATGGCAGTTTTAGCTAAAGAGATTAAAAATCATGAAGACGCATCATTTTGCACTTTGCCTTTTTGTCATACTCTAGAAGGAGAAGCCTTAGGCGCAGTTATAAACTACGGAGATGAAAGGATAGGACCTAGAGGCAAGGATTATCTCACATCCAGCATAGAAGATTTACTGAGCATTTCTGAGCTTGATTTTTCGAAGGGAAGACTGGCAGAGGTTCTAAAAGCTTGTAGTTATCTAAGGCAAGAAGGCGAAAATGTAGCACTATATATATCGGGACCATTTACGATTTTGAACCTTCTAATTGATTTGAGGTATGTTTTTAAAGCTTTTAAAAAATCTCCTGAAGTAATGGAGAAAATTTTAGAAAAGCTGAGAGTTGAATTACTTCGCTTTATAAGGGAAGCACAAAATATGGGAGTTAATATTTTTAGTTATGGAGATTCTTCTGGGGGGCTTAATATCCTAGGACCCAAACTATCCGAGCAAATAGTTGAGATGTTTACCTACCCACTATTAAAAGAAGCTCAGCAGATTATAACTGATGATTCTGTTATGCTACTTTGTCCCAAAACATCTTTTGCTTTAATTGGAACGAATAAAGCAAAATGGAAAAATGTTGAGCTAAAAGAGTCTATGAAATACGACAAAGCTTGCGTTAGTATGATTGGAAAAGCAAAGTTTTTGGGAGAAATGTGCATCAAGAATAAAAATTATATATTGAAAGATGGAGTCATAAAATCCATAGAATTAATATAA
- a CDS encoding ASKHA domain-containing protein produces the protein MPKIFVKGSSKAIEYLPGQNLLQILHDNDIFIENPCNGKGSCGKCKVKITEGSLGEIPEAEKKFLSESEIKEGVRLSCLIHPESDLVIETLHKEREHKILTTGYMPEFNLSPSISKKLFEIEKPSLENQISFEDAILKSLSLDEVDFDVLKMIEPFDEAGTAVFDKDKVIAIEKGNTTDNIYGLAIDIGTTTVAADLVDMKSGKAILSSSDINPQKKFGLDVLTRITYALENEEQAVKNLQHEIVNLINKMTFEMCMSANISKEHIYEVSVAANTTMLHFLLGIKDNSIGKSPYAPVFVKSKYIKASSIGININSNGKLYCLPGVSSYIGSDIVAGAFVAKLHDSKDNILFIDIGTNGEIVLASKGKLLSCSCAAGPALEGMNISCGMRAATGAIEDMVIDKEQVRLSVIGEQQPIGICGSGILAALRELLKTGIVKKDGSFIKKEKLAEDDYRQKYIRLNGKKREFMIEDKAKTLYITQSDIRQIQLAKGAILSGFYALLNKSGISINELDKVVIAGQFGSHLSVDSLTGTGILPKEVESKITYVGNSSKTGAYMALMSDEVKKDLEKIAKTIDYMELGASDGYERLFADCLLF, from the coding sequence ATGCCTAAGATTTTTGTAAAAGGAAGCAGTAAGGCTATTGAGTATTTGCCTGGTCAAAATCTGCTTCAAATTCTTCATGACAACGATATATTTATAGAGAACCCTTGTAATGGCAAGGGTTCTTGCGGAAAATGCAAAGTAAAAATAACAGAAGGAAGTCTGGGCGAAATACCTGAAGCAGAGAAAAAATTTCTAAGTGAAAGTGAAATTAAAGAAGGAGTAAGGCTTTCGTGCCTTATTCATCCAGAAAGTGATTTAGTAATAGAAACTCTTCATAAGGAAAGAGAGCATAAGATTTTAACTACAGGATACATGCCAGAATTTAATTTAAGTCCTTCTATATCTAAGAAATTATTTGAGATAGAAAAGCCTTCTCTTGAAAATCAAATTTCTTTTGAAGATGCAATTTTAAAGAGCCTCTCACTAGATGAGGTTGATTTTGATGTTTTAAAAATGATAGAACCATTTGATGAAGCTGGGACAGCTGTATTTGACAAGGATAAGGTTATTGCAATTGAAAAAGGAAATACAACAGATAATATTTATGGACTTGCGATAGATATCGGAACTACAACCGTAGCGGCTGACCTTGTGGACATGAAAAGTGGCAAGGCTATATTATCAAGCTCTGATATAAATCCTCAGAAAAAATTTGGACTCGATGTTCTTACTAGAATCACCTACGCTCTAGAAAATGAAGAGCAGGCAGTTAAAAACCTTCAACATGAAATAGTAAACTTAATAAATAAAATGACTTTTGAAATGTGCATGAGTGCAAATATAAGCAAAGAGCATATATATGAGGTTTCAGTAGCTGCAAATACTACTATGCTTCATTTTTTACTTGGAATAAAAGATAATTCAATTGGAAAATCTCCCTATGCACCTGTATTTGTAAAATCAAAATACATAAAAGCTTCTAGCATAGGGATAAACATAAATAGTAATGGCAAGCTATACTGTCTACCTGGAGTATCCTCTTATATAGGTTCTGACATAGTAGCTGGAGCTTTTGTTGCAAAGCTTCATGACAGCAAAGATAATATTTTATTTATTGATATAGGTACCAATGGCGAGATTGTACTTGCTAGCAAAGGGAAGCTTCTTTCTTGCTCCTGCGCGGCAGGGCCAGCACTTGAAGGAATGAATATCAGCTGTGGCATGAGAGCGGCAACTGGAGCTATAGAGGATATGGTAATAGATAAAGAGCAAGTCAGACTCTCGGTTATAGGGGAGCAGCAGCCAATAGGTATATGTGGTAGTGGGATATTAGCAGCATTAAGAGAATTATTAAAAACAGGAATAGTAAAAAAAGACGGAAGCTTTATAAAAAAAGAAAAATTAGCAGAGGATGACTATAGACAAAAATACATTAGATTAAATGGCAAAAAAAGAGAGTTTATGATAGAAGATAAAGCCAAGACTCTCTATATAACTCAGTCAGATATAAGGCAGATACAGCTTGCAAAGGGTGCTATACTTTCTGGTTTTTATGCTCTCCTAAATAAATCTGGTATCTCCATAAATGAGCTAGATAAGGTCGTAATTGCTGGGCAATTTGGCTCTCATCTATCAGTGGATAGCTTAACAGGTACTGGAATACTTCCAAAAGAAGTAGAAAGCAAAATAACCTATGTAGGAAACTCGTCAAAAACTGGCGCATATATGGCGCTTATGTCAGATGAAGTCAAAAAAGACCTTGAAAAAATAGCAAAAACTATAGACTATATGGAGCTAGGAGCATCTGATGGATACGAGAGACTATTTGCTGATTGCCTATTATTTTAA
- a CDS encoding ABC transporter ATP-binding protein: MNNEYLLEVKNISKKFSSDKNTNPAVKNLNFSLKKGEVFSIVGESGCGKTTTGRIILRLIEADSGEIWFKGKEIRTISKKELKNLRPSMQIIFQDPYGSLNPRMNVKKLLYEAISSDKDLSKEELKKKTESLVKSVGLSVDDLKKYPHEFSGGQRQRIGIARAIATEPDLIVCDEPVSALDLLVQAQILNLLKKMQKDNQYSYIFISHDLSVVKHMSDRVAIMYLGQIVEVGTNQEIFDTPIHPYTKLLLDSVLNLEANCSFDLNTEYQDINMSDYDENSCCFYHRCPYKDSNCNNYKNEYQKITNTHYVACKKYNLLKI; this comes from the coding sequence ATGAATAATGAATATTTACTAGAAGTAAAAAATATAAGTAAAAAATTTTCATCTGATAAAAATACTAATCCTGCAGTTAAAAATCTCAATTTTAGTTTGAAAAAAGGAGAGGTTTTTTCTATCGTAGGAGAATCCGGATGTGGAAAAACTACGACAGGAAGAATTATATTAAGGCTTATTGAAGCTGATTCTGGAGAAATATGGTTTAAAGGTAAGGAAATCAGAACTATTTCTAAAAAAGAACTTAAAAATCTCAGACCATCTATGCAAATTATTTTCCAAGATCCGTATGGATCTCTTAATCCTAGAATGAATGTCAAAAAATTATTATATGAAGCAATAAGTTCAGATAAAGATTTAAGCAAAGAAGAACTAAAGAAGAAAACAGAAAGTTTAGTAAAAAGTGTAGGCTTAAGTGTAGATGATTTGAAAAAGTATCCGCATGAATTTTCAGGTGGGCAAAGACAGCGTATTGGTATAGCAAGGGCAATAGCAACAGAACCAGATTTAATTGTTTGTGATGAGCCTGTATCAGCCTTAGATTTATTGGTACAAGCACAAATATTGAATTTATTAAAAAAAATGCAAAAGGATAACCAGTATTCATATATATTTATTTCTCATGACTTGTCAGTTGTCAAGCATATGAGCGATAGAGTTGCAATAATGTATCTAGGGCAAATAGTTGAAGTAGGAACTAATCAAGAGATTTTTGATACTCCGATTCATCCTTATACCAAACTTTTATTAGATTCCGTTTTAAATCTAGAAGCAAATTGTAGTTTTGATTTAAATACTGAGTATCAAGATATAAATATGTCAGACTATGATGAAAATAGTTGTTGTTTTTATCACAGGTGTCCTTATAAAGATAGTAATTGTAACAATTATAAGAATGAATATCAAAAAATTACTAACACTCATTATGTAGCTTGCAAAAAATATAATTTATTAAAAATTTAA
- a CDS encoding uroporphyrinogen decarboxylase family protein, protein MIAIPKDEMTPKERMDAFGRGEEIDRVPCCPFTGESYATYFGYSLDDYNHSTEIIVDTIIRTFHMFRADNCSIGPGLQGIPEAMGARLHFSKNDIPQIAAPAISSYEEISKLKPINPYKDGRLKLYIEALKIVQDKLGNEVNIGNTVGGPFTTTAFLIGTEKFLRDLRRNPDKIKEVLEIATLSTLNVMDAIMDLGITPGIADPIASSTLINKSVYREFVFPTIKTCQDHIRKRMGGTGIMHICGKTKPVWEEIVSTGIAGFSLDNIEDIGEFRQGYEDKVLVIGNVDPVGVILNGTKEDIYEAVRVCCEKGMGSKNGYILASGCDIPIGTPPEKIMHFIDAARVYGRMK, encoded by the coding sequence ATGATTGCTATACCAAAGGATGAAATGACACCAAAAGAAAGGATGGATGCATTTGGCAGGGGAGAAGAAATAGATAGAGTGCCCTGCTGTCCTTTTACTGGAGAGTCTTATGCCACTTATTTTGGTTACTCTCTAGATGACTATAACCACAGCACTGAAATAATTGTAGATACTATAATAAGAACCTTTCATATGTTTCGAGCGGACAATTGCAGTATAGGGCCTGGACTTCAGGGAATCCCCGAAGCTATGGGCGCAAGGCTTCACTTTTCGAAAAATGATATACCTCAAATAGCTGCTCCTGCGATATCAAGCTATGAAGAAATCTCTAAGCTAAAGCCTATTAATCCGTATAAGGATGGAAGGCTAAAGCTATATATTGAAGCTTTAAAAATAGTTCAAGATAAGCTAGGTAATGAGGTAAACATAGGAAATACAGTGGGTGGGCCATTTACTACGACAGCGTTTTTAATAGGCACAGAAAAATTCTTAAGAGATTTAAGAAGAAATCCAGATAAAATCAAAGAAGTGTTAGAAATAGCTACACTAAGTACACTTAATGTCATGGATGCAATTATGGATTTAGGAATTACGCCAGGGATAGCTGATCCTATTGCATCAAGTACTCTTATAAATAAAAGTGTATACAGAGAGTTTGTTTTTCCAACCATCAAGACCTGCCAAGACCATATAAGAAAGAGAATGGGAGGCACTGGCATAATGCATATCTGCGGAAAAACAAAGCCTGTATGGGAAGAAATAGTAAGTACAGGAATAGCTGGATTTAGCCTAGACAATATAGAAGACATAGGCGAGTTCAGGCAGGGCTATGAAGACAAAGTTCTAGTTATAGGAAATGTAGATCCAGTTGGAGTAATTTTAAATGGAACTAAAGAAGATATATATGAAGCTGTAAGAGTGTGCTGCGAAAAAGGAATGGGCAGTAAAAACGGTTACATCCTAGCTTCAGGCTGTGATATTCCAATAGGAACTCCGCCTGAAAAAATTATGCATTTTATAGATGCAGCTAGAGTATATGGAAGAATGAAATAA
- a CDS encoding methylcobamide--CoM methyltransferase, which produces MLTPKERLEKVLNHQEVDRPPCICPGGMMNMVTEELMKLCEISFPDAHQNPQQMADLSEAVYKEGCFENYGVPFCMTVEAEEFGADIDMGSNIYEPHVINYNISSVSEWEKLEAIDFSKGRSSTVIEAIKILKAKNTEVPIIGNITGPISTASSIMEPVVFYKELRKNNEKAHEYMTFITKQITEFAIKQIEAGADIIAISDPSGTGEILGPKLFDEFAVKYINQIIAEVKRLGKRSIVHICGQMKNVYKEVNKIESDVLSFDSIVSISEAKKNLGNRLIMGNVSTYIIEFGEMQKIADMTKKCVLDGSDIISPACGLGMKSSLKNVRSMLSALTEGDAKNNA; this is translated from the coding sequence ATGCTTACTCCAAAGGAAAGACTAGAAAAGGTTCTAAATCATCAAGAAGTAGATAGACCTCCTTGCATATGTCCAGGTGGAATGATGAACATGGTGACAGAGGAACTTATGAAGCTATGCGAAATAAGTTTTCCAGATGCTCACCAAAATCCTCAGCAGATGGCTGATTTATCTGAGGCTGTGTATAAAGAAGGTTGTTTTGAAAACTATGGAGTTCCATTTTGTATGACTGTTGAAGCAGAGGAATTTGGAGCAGACATTGATATGGGGAGCAATATCTATGAGCCTCATGTAATAAATTACAACATAAGCTCTGTATCTGAGTGGGAAAAACTTGAGGCTATAGATTTTTCTAAAGGAAGATCAAGCACAGTAATAGAGGCCATAAAAATTCTCAAAGCCAAAAATACAGAGGTTCCTATAATAGGAAATATCACAGGGCCGATAAGCACGGCTAGCTCCATTATGGAGCCTGTAGTTTTTTATAAGGAGCTAAGAAAGAATAACGAAAAAGCTCATGAGTACATGACCTTTATTACAAAGCAAATTACAGAGTTTGCTATAAAGCAGATAGAAGCAGGGGCAGACATCATAGCTATATCTGACCCAAGTGGTACAGGGGAAATACTAGGACCAAAGCTGTTTGATGAATTTGCAGTAAAATACATAAACCAAATAATAGCTGAGGTTAAAAGGCTGGGCAAAAGAAGCATAGTGCATATCTGTGGACAAATGAAGAACGTATATAAAGAAGTAAACAAGATAGAAAGTGATGTACTTAGCTTTGATTCTATAGTGAGTATTTCTGAAGCCAAGAAAAACCTAGGAAATAGACTTATTATGGGAAATGTAAGTACATATATAATCGAGTTTGGGGAGATGCAAAAAATTGCAGATATGACAAAAAAATGCGTGCTTGATGGTTCTGATATCATTTCGCCAGCATGTGGACTGGGTATGAAGTCCTCGCTGAAAAATGTAAGGTCTATGCTGAGCGCACTGACAGAAGGAGATGCAAAAAATAATGCCTAA
- a CDS encoding ABC transporter ATP-binding protein translates to MCRLLEFNKVVIKAKERKTNVTILEDISFSIEKGQTLGIVGESGCGKSITGKSILGLLNKHINITDGEIIFRDKVISNISEKELRTFCGKEIGMIFQEPMTALNPLLTIGRQISEPLFIHLKMNKKQAYNKSLELLRDVGINEPEKIIRSYPYELSGGMRQRVLIAIAISCNPLLLIADEPTTALDVTVQAQVLRILKKLIKDRNMSLLLISHDLAVISQMCEKVIVMYSGEIVEEDTTENIINNPKHPYTKKLLSSARELIKGQEKLTIVNGSVPRPEEIILGCKFSKRCEEVQERCFFNRPLLVSKVNSNGKVKCWENI, encoded by the coding sequence ATGTGTAGATTATTAGAGTTTAATAAGGTAGTAATAAAAGCAAAAGAAAGAAAAACTAATGTGACTATATTAGAGGATATATCTTTTAGTATAGAAAAAGGTCAGACTTTGGGTATAGTTGGAGAATCAGGATGTGGAAAGAGCATTACGGGGAAAAGCATACTGGGTTTATTGAATAAACATATAAATATAACTGATGGAGAAATTATTTTTAGAGATAAAGTTATTTCAAATATATCAGAAAAAGAATTGAGAACGTTTTGTGGAAAAGAGATAGGAATGATTTTTCAAGAGCCAATGACAGCATTAAATCCCTTGTTAACAATAGGAAGACAAATATCAGAACCACTTTTTATTCACTTAAAAATGAATAAAAAGCAAGCATACAATAAAAGTTTAGAACTTTTACGTGATGTAGGGATTAATGAGCCGGAGAAAATTATAAGAAGTTATCCGTATGAATTATCTGGAGGAATGAGACAAAGAGTTTTGATTGCTATAGCAATATCTTGTAATCCTTTATTATTAATAGCAGATGAACCGACTACTGCACTAGATGTAACTGTTCAGGCTCAAGTTTTAAGGATACTTAAAAAATTGATAAAAGATAGGAATATGTCATTACTACTTATATCTCATGATTTAGCTGTAATTTCACAAATGTGTGAAAAGGTTATTGTTATGTATTCTGGAGAAATCGTTGAGGAAGACACAACAGAAAATATTATTAATAATCCTAAGCATCCTTATACAAAAAAACTTTTGAGTTCAGCTAGAGAATTAATAAAAGGGCAAGAAAAACTAACAATTGTTAATGGTTCTGTCCCTAGGCCAGAAGAGATAATTTTAGGATGTAAATTCTCAAAGAGATGTGAAGAAGTACAAGAAAGATGTTTTTTTAATAGACCTTTATTAGTTTCTAAAGTTAATAGTAATGGGAAAGTTAAGTGTTGGGAAAATATTTAA
- a CDS encoding ABC transporter permease translates to MILDKIKLENTQMKLGIILILLPILLALAGPYFTQNDTTSVSPANRLESPHLQNFMGTDNLGRDIFARTCSGIKISLFIGFSVTLVSLIIGVFIGTISAYYPITEKFLMRVVDAIMAFPTIILAIALAGILGAGVKNIIIALSISYFPMIARIAYNSVKQVKETEYVESTIAIGKGDLYIITHCILPNIISPIIVQTTYIFAMAILNESILSFLGVGIQAPMPSLGGMVNDGRNYFMTAPWIMTFPGLTISLIVFSLNTFGDGLRIYYDPRERN, encoded by the coding sequence ATGATACTTGATAAAATTAAATTAGAAAATACTCAGATGAAATTAGGGATAATATTAATTTTATTACCTATACTATTAGCATTAGCAGGGCCATATTTTACACAAAATGATACAACCTCTGTATCACCAGCTAATAGATTAGAAAGCCCTCATTTACAAAATTTTATGGGCACAGATAATTTAGGCAGAGATATTTTTGCAAGAACTTGCTCTGGGATTAAAATATCCTTGTTCATAGGATTTTCAGTCACTTTAGTAAGTTTAATTATAGGAGTTTTTATTGGAACAATATCTGCATATTATCCAATCACAGAGAAGTTTTTGATGAGAGTTGTAGATGCGATTATGGCATTTCCAACTATAATACTGGCTATTGCCTTGGCAGGAATATTGGGAGCTGGGGTGAAGAATATTATTATAGCGTTGTCGATTTCATATTTTCCAATGATAGCTAGAATAGCATATAACTCAGTAAAGCAAGTAAAAGAAACTGAATATGTAGAATCTACAATAGCTATAGGAAAAGGAGATTTATATATTATTACACATTGTATACTTCCAAATATAATATCTCCAATAATAGTCCAAACGACATATATTTTTGCAATGGCGATACTTAATGAATCAATTCTAAGCTTTTTAGGGGTAGGTATTCAAGCGCCCATGCCTAGTCTTGGAGGTATGGTTAATGACGGTAGAAATTATTTTATGACAGCGCCATGGATTATGACATTTCCAGGATTAACTATTTCGCTGATTGTTTTTTCGTTAAATACTTTTGGCGATGGTTTGAGAATTTACTATGATCCAAGAGAACGTAATTAA
- a CDS encoding uroporphyrinogen decarboxylase family protein: MHKKDQMTPNERLGAFMTGKPMDRILAMPVACSMSGLALGMTHKEKRSSAVNEANAQIACYERFGNDLAVVEYGLHGVGMALGSEMTDPEDAVPAIIKYILEDLDDVDNLDMSKLELKNDKAFQLHLEAAKLIIEKIGHEVPTGVLISGPFTAAASIYKTENLLRATRRNPEKLHKLINFCNEALKMICKEFIKEGVLILLCDPIASGTILHQKQYREFVLPYTIELMKEIHEAKGMVCYHICGDTTSIVSDMVKSGCDMLSIDNRVDLEYTKQMVGDKVPILGNVDPVEVLYLGNQEDVDLAVKNCIQKGYDSPCGYILASGCDLSGNLPLENIDQFMESARKYGKWPLDPANFK; encoded by the coding sequence ATGCATAAAAAAGATCAGATGACCCCTAATGAAAGATTAGGAGCTTTTATGACAGGAAAGCCAATGGACAGAATTTTGGCTATGCCAGTAGCGTGCTCAATGTCAGGCTTGGCTTTGGGAATGACTCATAAGGAAAAGAGAAGCAGTGCAGTAAACGAGGCAAATGCTCAGATTGCTTGCTATGAAAGATTTGGAAATGACCTAGCTGTAGTTGAGTATGGCCTTCATGGCGTAGGTATGGCTCTAGGAAGTGAAATGACTGACCCCGAAGATGCAGTGCCAGCTATTATTAAATATATCCTTGAAGATTTGGATGATGTAGATAACCTAGACATGTCAAAGCTAGAGCTAAAAAATGACAAAGCCTTTCAATTGCATTTGGAGGCGGCAAAACTAATTATAGAAAAAATCGGACATGAGGTACCTACAGGAGTGTTGATATCAGGACCGTTTACTGCAGCAGCAAGTATTTATAAAACAGAAAACCTCTTAAGAGCTACAAGAAGAAATCCAGAGAAGCTTCATAAATTAATTAATTTTTGTAATGAAGCTTTAAAAATGATATGCAAAGAGTTTATTAAGGAAGGGGTACTTATACTATTATGTGACCCTATAGCATCAGGCACTATACTGCATCAGAAACAGTATAGAGAATTTGTTCTTCCTTATACTATCGAGCTTATGAAAGAAATTCACGAAGCTAAGGGGATGGTTTGCTACCATATATGTGGAGATACTACATCTATAGTGTCAGATATGGTCAAATCAGGCTGCGATATGCTTAGTATTGATAATAGAGTAGATTTAGAGTATACAAAACAAATGGTGGGAGATAAGGTACCTATACTAGGAAACGTAGATCCAGTTGAAGTCCTTTATCTAGGAAATCAAGAGGATGTAGACTTAGCAGTGAAAAATTGTATCCAAAAAGGCTATGACAGTCCATGTGGATATATTCTTGCATCTGGTTGTGACCTTTCTGGTAATCTGCCACTAGAGAATATAGATCAGTTTATGGAATCAGCAAGAAAATATGGCAAATGGCCGCTTGACCCAGCAAATTTTAAATAA
- a CDS encoding corrinoid protein: MFESKEALLKRLSDGVVDMEEEDVIEASKEYIEAGYEAFDGIMQGLVDGMNRASVLYDEEEYFVTDVLLCSDAMYEGLNILRPHLPAEEADKAKIKGVIGVVEGDTHDIGKNLVKIMLETAGFEMIDLGRDVPLDSFVSKAKEVGADFVCLSTLMTTTMGGMKTVVDRLKEEGLRDKVKVLIGGGPISQKYCDTIGADGYSSNAVEAVKLAKKLLVTA, from the coding sequence ATGTTCGAATCAAAAGAGGCTTTACTAAAGAGACTGTCAGACGGCGTAGTAGATATGGAAGAAGAGGATGTAATAGAGGCGAGTAAAGAATATATAGAAGCAGGATATGAAGCTTTTGATGGTATTATGCAAGGCTTAGTTGATGGAATGAACAGAGCAAGCGTGCTATATGATGAGGAAGAATATTTTGTTACAGATGTACTTTTATGCTCGGATGCAATGTATGAAGGGCTTAACATACTAAGACCACACCTGCCAGCAGAGGAAGCTGATAAAGCAAAGATAAAGGGTGTAATTGGAGTAGTAGAAGGGGATACACACGATATAGGAAAGAATCTTGTGAAAATAATGCTAGAAACAGCTGGCTTTGAAATGATTGACCTAGGAAGAGATGTTCCTCTTGATAGCTTTGTAAGTAAAGCTAAGGAAGTAGGAGCAGATTTTGTATGTCTATCTACTCTTATGACTACTACTATGGGTGGAATGAAGACAGTAGTAGACAGATTAAAGGAAGAAGGACTAAGAGATAAGGTTAAGGTTTTAATTGGTGGAGGGCCCATTTCTCAGAAATACTGTGACACTATAGGGGCAGATGGATATTCTTCAAATGCAGTTGAGGCAGTTAAGCTTGCAAAAAAATTGCTAGTTACTGCATAG
- a CDS encoding ABC transporter permease produces the protein MLDYIIKRSARGILVIFIIILFSFFIIHMMPGDPVMTMLGDKATPEQINSMRKELNLDKPLIEQFLTWIFGFIKLDMGNSLIWQEPVIDIIISRIEPTLILALMATMISVIIGVPVGIKASREHNMIFDKFFSVASLVSISLPAFWIAIIFIHILGVKINLFPVAGYRNIESAGLLISIYDLMLPSIVLGVMHSGQIARMTRTQMIDILQQDYLKTARAKGLSENKVIHIHAFINALSSIIMVVSFGFAALLGGAAVIEQIFNIPGTGNLVITAVNNRDYPLIQGVLLFIGTIFVFTNMFVDILCTLINPRTRFE, from the coding sequence ATGTTAGATTATATTATTAAAAGAAGTGCAAGAGGAATATTGGTAATATTTATCATCATACTTTTCTCGTTTTTTATTATACATATGATGCCTGGAGATCCTGTTATGACAATGTTAGGGGATAAAGCTACTCCAGAACAAATAAATAGTATGAGAAAAGAATTAAATCTAGATAAGCCACTAATAGAACAATTTTTGACTTGGATATTTGGTTTTATAAAGTTAGATATGGGAAATTCCTTAATTTGGCAAGAACCAGTAATTGATATTATTATATCTAGGATAGAACCTACATTAATACTGGCGCTTATGGCTACGATGATTAGCGTAATTATAGGAGTACCTGTAGGGATAAAGGCTTCTAGAGAACATAATATGATTTTTGATAAGTTTTTTTCAGTTGCTTCATTAGTTTCTATATCCTTACCAGCGTTTTGGATCGCAATAATTTTCATTCACATTTTAGGCGTGAAAATCAATTTATTTCCAGTTGCAGGATATAGAAATATTGAATCTGCAGGGCTGCTCATATCTATATATGATTTAATGCTTCCATCTATTGTTTTAGGAGTAATGCATAGTGGACAAATTGCTAGAATGACAAGAACGCAGATGATAGATATTTTGCAACAAGATTATTTGAAAACGGCAAGAGCAAAAGGGCTTTCAGAAAATAAAGTAATACATATACATGCGTTTATAAATGCCTTATCTTCAATAATAATGGTAGTCAGTTTTGGATTTGCGGCTCTTTTAGGTGGAGCAGCTGTCATAGAGCAGATATTTAATATACCGGGAACAGGAAATCTTGTAATTACTGCTGTAAACAATCGTGATTACCCGTTGATTCAAGGTGTCTTATTGTTTATAGGAACTATATTTGTTTTTACAAATATGTTTGTAGATATATTATGTACTTTAATAAATCCAAGGACAAGGTTTGAATAA